A window of Physeter macrocephalus isolate SW-GA chromosome 6, ASM283717v5, whole genome shotgun sequence genomic DNA:
AGCCTGTAGGATGCAAGCATACAATGGCCAGGGCTCATTAGATGTCGGTCAGCGTGGTCTGTTGAACTCTGTGTGGCTGGGGCCATGCCTTGGGCCTGGCTCTGTTGAGCCCATGAGGTTTCTCAAGAAGAAGGACAAGGAAATggacaaaaaaaaccctctcccAGTAGCTCCTGTTTAAATTCTTGAATCCAGTCACACTTTTCCAAAAGGTCCACCAGTATGGTTTCCACTAATGCTCAAATGCTCAAAGCTGAGTTCTTAGCTGGAAAATAAGAGGCCAGGTGAATGAAGGAGAGTGGGGGTCCGCTATTCTCTGGGCTCCTTTCCCCTTTGCCTGTTTCTCTCACCCAGGAGGCCAGATCTTGAACTGGATATGAGGTCGCTATTGAGCAGTGGAGTGTGAGGGCTTTGGCCTAGGGGCTGCAAGGTATAGTTTAacgtggggtggagggaggggggatgcAGAGGGAGGGTAAGTGGCCTGAGAAAGGGACTGCTGACCTGGGACCATCTGGGCTTGAAGGGGACACGGGCAAGAGGAGACTGGGGACTGCCGTGGTCCGGGGGGCCCTCAGCTCCTCTCCGGCTACTTGACCTTCCTGGAGACCTGCTCGTGCACTGCATCCCTTGCAGTCATTTCCTGGGGATAGAGTAGGAATGCTGAGGACAGAGAAGGTTCTTGCCAGCCGAGCCCCTTTCTCAAGGTCCTTGATCTCCATTGAATCCTTCAGGATACATCAGCTAGAGCACTCGATGTATGGGGAATTGTATCGTTGTTGCAAACCCTCAGCTTTCCACCCCAGAGGAAGGAAGGTAGCTGGGTCAGGGAACTGAAGTGGCCAAGTCGCCATGTCTCCGGTCATGATTTACGGACACGCGTCAGACTTCCAACCAGGGCCCACCTTGGCCACTCCacttcttcctctctccactcTTTCCAGGGCTTCTGTTTTCCCTCCTTAGTTGCCTTCCTTGAAGGGAGGCGAGGCTGGAGTAGCAGACTGACTTGATTTGGGTAAGGGAATGCATCCTAGCTGGAGGCCCCCCTCTCAGACACACGCATCTGCgtctcctctcccagccctcaccctgcTCACCAGATACAACGTCTCTCCCTCCAGCCAGTGTCTCCAGCCCCAGTGAGGGACCTCCCCTTTCTCTACGCATACCAGCTACTCCTCTTCCCAGGTGACAATGGTCTATGGGGGAAAGCGGGAATAAAGGAAGACTTGGGGGGCAGGACACCCCAAATGCATCCAGCTCACTCTGGCTGGGCTGCCTGCTTTGCATCCAGCAGACACTGTCTTGCTCCAGTCCCTTCCTCCTGAGTGATTCAGCAGGACTCCCGTCCCCCACTCCTAAAGGCCACTGTTTGTGACAGTGACCATTTGGACAGAGCAAGGATGAAGCAGGATCATGGTGGGGGGTGGTGAAACTGGGGGTTAGGGGATGAAGAACGGAGAATCTGTCCTCTGCCACTTCTGGCTGACCCGGAGGAGATTTCGGGAAAGAAGGGAGATTGGTTGGGAGCCAACCAGGgaatctcttttctcctctttcttggtCTCAAGGGCGGCTGCAGTGTCCCTGAGAATGAAGGATCAACCCCCCAAATCACAGCTGGGTGGGCCTGGGCCTTCCAATCCCCATTGTTAGGCCCCCCAATAGGACAGGCCCCCCTAAACAAGGAGCTCAGAATCttgcggatttttttttttttggctgtgccctgcggcctatgggatcttagttcccccaccagggatcgaacccaggcccctggcagtgaaagtgcggagtcccacccactggaccaccagggaactcccgggGAGCTCAGAATCTTGATCAGATAGAGGAACAGTTGGTCGGTACCTGTGATACCAGGCAAGACTGTTGACGGTGCGAGTGGGGAGGGAAGAGCTGCGTCTTCAAGGCAGTGAATTCGATTGGAGATGATGGGAACTTTCTAGCAAGGATAGAAACAGTATAGAGGTAAGAAAGaagagtgggggcttccctggtggcgcagtggttgcgagtccgcctgccgatgcgggggacgcgggttcgcgccccggtccgggaggatcccacgtgccgcggagcggctgggcccgtgagccgtggccgctgagcccgcgcgtccggagcctgtgctccgccaacgggaggggccacggcagtggNNNNNNNNNNNNNNNNNNNNNNNNNNNNNNNNNNNNNNNNNNNNNNNNNNNNNNNNNNNNNNNNNNNNNNNNNNNNNNNNNNNNNNNNNNNNNNNNNNNNNNNNNNNNNNNNNNNNNNNNNNNNNNNNNNNNNNNNaacgggagaggccacggcagtgagaggcccgcgtaccgcaaaaaaaaaaccccaaacaaacaaaaagaacaaaaaaaaaaagaaagaagagtaggTAGTTGTGAGGGGCTCTAACCCGGTATGTTTGTGCGGAGGCCCTTGGATGCAATGTGGAGCGTGCGGACCTTACCTGGAATGTAACAAAATGTCACTGAAAGGGTTTAAGTCAGGGAGTGTCACGGTCACTGGCACATTTTAGGTAGATCCTTGTGGCTACAGTAGGCAGAGTGGATTAGAGGAGGGTCAAGACTGGGCACCAGATGAGAAATGAGGGCCTGAAATAAGGTGGCGACAAAGAGAAAGGTTGGGAAGGAACAGATAAGAGCCATGTAAACAAGTAATGCTCGGTAGAAATACAGTAGGTCTtaaatgcaagccacatatataatttttaaaatttctagtaaccacattagaaaagcaaaaggaaacaggtgaaattaactttaataatatattttattcaaccgaaaatatccaaatattataatttcagcATGTAATCAATAGAAAATTTCTGAGATGTTTTACACTCTTTTTTGGTATTGTCTTTAAAATTCAGCATGTATTTCACACTGATAGCACATCTCAATCTGGACCGGTTACGTTTCAAATGTTCAATATCTGTATATGGCCAgtagctaccatactggacagcagaGAAAAGCTATACAGGCTTCTTGACCAATTACATGTGGTGCACGCGTGCATGGGAGTATGAAGGTAAGGGAACACGAGGTGATGGCTGTGACTCCCAGGCTTTGGTCCTGCTGGTTGTTGACATTGATGGAGACAGTAAATATAAAAGCAGGGATAGGTTTGTGTAGGAAGATCATGACTTTGGGTTTCACCTTGGGGCATGCAGATGGAAACATCTTGCAGGCAACTGAAACTTCGCCCTGGAGCTCAGGTAGTGCCTCTGGCGGGAGAATCTGTGTCCAAGGCAGTTTATAGATGGTAACCGAACACGTGGGTGTAGATGATTTAGCCCATGGTAGTATACAGACAAGAGAGAGAAGGTCAAGAACCAAATACTTGGGGGGGGAATCCCAGTTCAAGGGATTCATAGGGGACCTAGGGTCTGCGAAGGAGGCCAGAAGGAACACGTAAGAAGCAGAAAGGACTGCACGAGAGTGCGGTTAAAGAGGCTGAGGGAAAAGAGACTGTGGTGCCCACAGGGTCACAGGCTAGAGGCTGAGCACGTTTGCTCATTGGCCTGAGGGTGACCTGCCCCTTTTGCCCTTTTGGCTGGTGCTAcgagggggcaggggagaagtTGGAGGGAGTGGGGGCTGGGTGGGTGACATCAGGAGCCTGTTATCCTAGGGACGCCATAGCCTGCTGTGGTCATCACTTCCCCGGCTCTGGATGGGAAAGGTCACTTTATTTTGCCCCACTCTGTTAAGTGCCCCCTCCTCATCCACAGCCCCTCCCCGCCAGCCTGAGAGAAGGTACCTGGAACTTCGGTCCATCCGGGATCCTCAAGTCCTCCTCAAACTCCACTCCCACGTCGAATTCCAGAACTTGGTTTCGGAAGGTGCTGAGGGTCTTCACTGTCCCGTGGTTGCCCCGATGGTCAGTCTCCTTGTCTGGCTTGAGCAGCTATGCAATCTTCCGCAGAGCCGTGTTGCTGTCGACGGGGGCTGTCCTCTTAGGACAAGGGTCCTCTTAGGACAAGGGTCCTCTTAGCCTGCTGGCCAGGGGCTCCTCCACCCACAGCAGCAGCCCGGAGCTGGGAGCATCCCCTCGGCTGGCTCTGGGACTGTGGATTTACACCTTCCTAGCAATGCCCCTGGCTAGAAAAGGAGCCCGGCCCCCCGACCCCCAGCCTTTCCACGATGTCGGACCCTCGCTTCCCCCCTCCTCAGTGGGACTGGcggcaggaagggagaggggagaacgGGAGTGAAAGGGTTCGGGAGGGGTGAGGCCCTTACTTAGAGCTTTGCAGGTAGTCTTCCAAG
This region includes:
- the RBP5 gene encoding LOW QUALITY PROTEIN: retinol-binding protein 5 (The sequence of the model RefSeq protein was modified relative to this genomic sequence to represent the inferred CDS: substituted 2 bases at 2 genomic stop codons); this translates as MPGGGERRPWTVPPNLTGYYSFASQKNLEDYLQSSNNTALRKIAXLLKPDKETDHRGNHGTVKTLSTFRNQVLEFDVGVEFEEDLRIPDGPKFQTIVTWEEEXLVCVEKGEVPHWGWRHWLEGETLYLEMTARDAVHEQVSRKVK